TTTCCCTCTCAGGGTCAGTGTGAGGGTCAGGGAGCTGTGCAGCTTCCTCCAGAGCCAGCTCTCCTACTGGCTAGCAGGCAAATTCCAAGGGATAGATAGGATTAAGGGCTCCAAAGAGGATTCTGCAGCCCTCCCCCAAAGGAGGATCAAACACTGGTCTAGTTTTGGAACAAAAAATAAACCCCAGCAAAGGAGAAAGTGCGTCTTTAAACAGCATGTGTCCCTTCCCAAAGCTCGTGCCCCTTCCAGGCTGGCTGGGGAGAGCCCTTTTTAATAGGCAAGTGTGTGCAATGGATCCAAGCATGGGAGGGCAGGCTCGACATGCCTTCTCTGGTTTCCTAAGTAGGGTCATAATTTGCGGGGGAGGTCAGCATCCCAAACCTCTTCCCGCTGCTTTTGGTAACTAATGGATAAACTCTGCCAAGAAGCTCAATCGTGCACCATAGAGATAGCACTTTGCATGAATGTCTCTGCACACTCTCCTAAGCTTAGGCCCCAAAGGATTAAGGTAATAAAACCTGCTTACATCTTCTTACAGTTTTGTCCAGGAAACAAAGTCACCACCCACACAGAGCAAAACAACCCCGCCCCCACTCATTTCACCTCACCCCCCGTTCAAACTGCCCCCCGCGCGGACAGTGGGAATCGCTGGTAGAGGTGGGGTAATCCGACTCAGACTCCGTTGTAAACGCGCCCCAGCTGCACAAGCGGTAACCCATTAACTTGGAATCTAGGGTCACTGTGGACGGTTTTCTATTAATAGGGGATAAAGCTGCTGCATACATTAGCGGTAATGCCCTGGCCGCCCGCGCAAAATTAACTCCTCACAGGCCAGCACCAGGCAACAATGTTCTGCCCAGGcagatgtgtacacacacacacacacacacacacacacacacacacacacggctttAGAACCCCTTCCCTTAAACATGCCAGATCCCACTCCCATCCAGAGTGCAGGCAGTGGCAGTCGTTCCTGAAGGATGTCTTCGGGCAGGGAGCGGCGGCGGGTAGAGTCTTCTGTCGGTCAGCTCAGCTTCGCCACGCAGATGGCCAGGGCCACGGCCGCCAGCAGCACGGCGCTGAAAACGGTGGCGGCCAGGGCCTTGCTCACGTCGCAAGGCCCGGTGCGCTCCTGTACAGACACGACGCCCACCGAAGAGGCGCCGACGCTGGACAGGAGCTCGGCGCCCGCCGTTTGGCGGGCCTGCACGGTCCAGCGGGGCACGTTGACCTTCATCTCCATGTCGTTGACCATCTCGCTCACCTGAAGGATCTCCCGCTCCAGCTCGCGCAGGTCGTTCACGTCGAAGTCGCGCTCCGCCTCGTGCCGCAGGCTGCGGGCGCTCAGGGCGCGCGCCGCTACGCCCGCGGAGCCGCCCGCTACGCCGGTGCGCACCAGCGGCCGCCGCGGCGCGTGCAGCGGGAACGCGGTGCCCAGGGCCAGCGCACGCCGCATGTCGGCTTCCAGCAGGTCCAGGCAGCCGGAGAAAGCCACCCAGAGGCGCTCGAACTCCGCGCGCTCCTCGGCGCCCAGGCCCCGGTCGCGTAGCGCGGCCGTCAGCCGGGCGCGGATGGCCACCGCCAGCTCCTGCGCCTTCTGGCGCGTCTTCTGCAACTCCTCACGCAGGTTCTGCGAGTCTGCCGAGCCGCCGACGGTCAGCACCAGGTGGTGGTAGCATGCGGTCGTCTTGTTGAGAGCGTCCAGCAGCGCCTTGCACTCCTCCCTTGCCATGGCGGTGCGCTCGGGCGCAGCCCGGCCGCCCACACCCCTCTTCGCCCCCAAGCTCTCAGCGCGGCAGGACGCGGCCGGCCACGAGGGCAGCCTGGGGCCGGGCGGTCCGCGCGCTTCTCATGGCCCGAGACAAGCTCGGCGCTGCCGCTGTAGACAGAA
The Panthera uncia isolate 11264 chromosome E2 unlocalized genomic scaffold, Puncia_PCG_1.0 HiC_scaffold_19, whole genome shotgun sequence genome window above contains:
- the RGS9BP gene encoding regulator of G-protein signaling 9-binding protein, translated to MAREECKALLDALNKTTACYHHLVLTVGGSADSQNLREELQKTRQKAQELAVAIRARLTAALRDRGLGAEERAEFERLWVAFSGCLDLLEADMRRALALGTAFPLHAPRRPLVRTGVAGGSAGVAARALSARSLRHEAERDFDVNDLRELEREILQVSEMVNDMEMKVNVPRWTVQARQTAGAELLSSVGASSVGVVSVQERTGPCDVSKALAATVFSAVLLAAVALAICVAKLS